One region of Epilithonimonas zeae genomic DNA includes:
- the rbfA gene encoding 30S ribosome-binding factor RbfA, translating into MESNRQRKVAQIIQEDMAEIFRKQASESKESFLVSVSDVKVTADLSIAKIYLSIFPAELRKPIMKEINTNNAFYRNYIGQKMSKQVRIIPQLSFYIDTSLDDVERIERELKGEGDNPIL; encoded by the coding sequence ATGGAAAGCAACAGACAAAGAAAAGTAGCGCAAATTATTCAGGAAGATATGGCAGAAATCTTCCGCAAACAGGCATCTGAAAGTAAAGAGAGCTTTTTGGTATCGGTTTCTGACGTGAAAGTAACTGCCGATTTGAGTATCGCAAAAATATATTTGAGCATCTTTCCGGCTGAACTGAGAAAGCCGATTATGAAAGAAATCAACACCAATAATGCTTTTTACCGCAACTATATTGGACAAAAAATGTCTAAGCAAGTGCGCATCATTCCGCAATTGTCTTTTTACATCGACACAAGTCTGGACGATGTAGAACGCATCGAAAGAGAGCTAAAAGGCGAAGGCGACAACCCAATTCTATAA
- a CDS encoding ABC transporter permease translates to MKNAFYIASRYLISKKGSTAVTFITWLAALAMVAAVAAMFIIISVFSGLEEMNKQMIANLHADLTIKSKTGKILPDIDKIQSSLKKNFDIAHFSKLIEEKVYLSYKNNGEIAYLRGVDSAYTSVNPINENIFYGKYPDFKYSNEVIMENSLDNRLSLPVNSSQDFATILMPKPGKGIIQQENDIFNKKDIFVSGIFPGNDQLDNYIIAPIELTQQLLGLPKSACYQIVIKLKNPANAEIVKSNLSKEFGDKIVINTKSEENAAFWKMINTEKLMIYLIFGLVIFITTFNLAGAITILQLDKKDQAKSLVALGFNKKNLRMIYFFTGFLIVFFGIMMGLVIGSVISYLQIRTGLFRASETLPFPVKIEMINYIIVSVTALFFGLSISWIFSKINKRYISDN, encoded by the coding sequence TTGAAAAATGCTTTTTACATAGCATCTCGATATCTGATTTCTAAAAAAGGAAGTACAGCAGTTACCTTCATCACTTGGCTGGCGGCTCTTGCGATGGTGGCGGCTGTGGCAGCGATGTTTATCATCATTTCGGTTTTCTCCGGATTGGAGGAAATGAACAAGCAAATGATTGCCAACCTGCACGCAGATCTTACTATCAAAAGCAAAACCGGGAAGATTTTACCGGATATTGATAAAATCCAAAGCTCGCTGAAGAAAAATTTTGATATTGCTCATTTCTCAAAATTGATAGAGGAAAAAGTCTATCTGAGTTATAAAAATAATGGGGAAATTGCTTACCTGAGAGGCGTAGATTCTGCTTACACAAGTGTGAATCCTATCAATGAAAATATTTTCTATGGCAAATATCCCGATTTCAAATACAGCAATGAGGTGATTATGGAAAATAGTCTGGACAACAGACTCTCGCTTCCTGTGAACTCTAGTCAAGATTTTGCAACGATTCTGATGCCGAAACCTGGAAAAGGAATTATCCAGCAAGAGAATGATATTTTTAATAAGAAAGACATTTTCGTCAGTGGAATTTTCCCTGGTAATGACCAATTGGATAATTACATAATTGCTCCGATAGAATTAACACAACAACTTCTTGGACTTCCAAAATCGGCTTGTTATCAAATCGTGATTAAGCTGAAAAATCCTGCCAATGCAGAAATCGTTAAATCTAATCTGTCTAAAGAGTTTGGAGATAAAATAGTCATCAATACAAAATCTGAAGAAAATGCAGCTTTTTGGAAAATGATTAATACCGAGAAACTGATGATTTATCTAATCTTTGGTTTGGTGATTTTCATTACGACATTCAATTTGGCTGGAGCGATTACTATTTTACAATTAGACAAAAAAGACCAGGCGAAATCCTTAGTCGCTTTAGGGTTCAATAAAAAGAATCTTAGGATGATTTATTTCTTCACAGGATTTTTGATTGTCTTCTTTGGAATTATGATGGGACTTGTGATTGGTTCGGTGATTTCTTATCTGCAAATAAGAACAGGGTTGTTCCGTGCCAGTGAGACCTTACCTTTTCCGGTTAAAATAGAAATGATAAATTATATTATTGTTTCTGTTACAGCTCTATTCTTTGGGCTTTCTATTTCCTGGATTTTTTCTAAAATTAATAAAAGATATATTTCGGATAATTAG